A single Chanos chanos chromosome 8, fChaCha1.1, whole genome shotgun sequence DNA region contains:
- the slc6a19b gene encoding solute carrier family 6 member 19b, with translation MRLTLPNPGLENRIRSHEALEKLEAEEAGDRPKWDNKAQYMLTCVGFCVGLGNVWRFPYLCQSHGGGAFMIPFLILLVFEGVPLLHLEFAIGQRIRGGSVGVWRSISPYMVGVGIAAMLVSLLVSLYYNSIIALVMWYFFNSFQEPLPWSKCPVNANRTGLVDECARSSPVDYFWYRETLNMTPTIDDTGGLQWWMVLSLVSAWIVLYISCIRGIETTGKAVYVTSTLPYLVLTIFLIRGLTLKGSVDGIKFLFTPDMNELANPTTWLDAGAQVFYSFSLAFGGLISFSSYNSIHNNCEQDAVIISVINAFTSVFAATVIYSIIGFRATERFDDCLEGNILALLNTFDLPEGNITSSNYEEVLQTLNATNSDVIASLNLKTCDLNTFLSEGVEGTGLAFIVFTEAITKMPLSPLWSVLFFIMLFCLGLSSMFGNIEGVVVPLQDLNICPKSWPKEAIYGITCLVCCLVGLIFAQGSGNYWLALFDNFAGSIPLLIIAFCEMFGVAYVYGIDRFNDDLKFMIGHKPNIFWQATWRFISPVLMLAIFVFYFATTLTKEIFYIAWDPESENFPTLEEKPYPSWIYVIIFILAGIPSLVIPIGAIVQAIRLRCGKKEDENLRVDGLDTISYKLHLQDEKSRV, from the exons ATGAGGCTGACCCTGCCTAACCCAGGTTTGGAAAACCGAATCCGGAGCCATGAGGCTCTGGAGAAACTGGAAGCGGAGGAGGCCGGAGACCGACCCAAGTGGGACAACAAAGCCCAGTACATGCTGACCTGCGTGGGCTTCTGCGTGGGACTGGGAAACGTTTGGCGTTTTCCATACCTCTGTCAGAGCCACGGGGGAG GTGCCTTCATGATTCCATTCCTCATTCTGCTGGTGTTTGAGGGCGTTCCACTTCTCCACCTGGAGTTTGCCATTGGTCAGCGAATCAGAGGGGGAAGTGTCGGGGTGTGGAGGTCCATCAGCCCATACATGGTGGGGGTTG GTATCGCCGCCATGCTGGTGTCCCTCCTGGTGAGCTTGTACTATAACAGCATCATTGCCTTGGTCATGTGGTACTTCTTCAACTCCTTCCAGGAGCCTCTGCCGTGGAGCAAGTGTCCGGTCAACGCCAACAGGACAG GTTTGGTCGATGAATGTGCGAGGAGTTCCCCCGTGGATTATTTCTGGTACCGGGAGACCCTGAACATGACCCCTACCATTGATGACACGGGGGGGCTGCAGTGGTGGATGGTGCTGAGTCTGGTTTCTGCGTGGATTGTCCTCTACATCTCCTGCATTCGTGGCATCGAAACAACTGGGAAG GCGGTGTATGTCACCTCCACACTGCCCTACCTGGTCCTCACCATCTTCCTCATTAGAGGACTCACTCTGAAAGGCTCTGTGGATGGGATTAAGTTTCTCTTCACTCCTGat aTGAACGAGTTGGCGAATCCAACGACCTGGTTGGATGCAGGTGCTCAGGTGTTCTACTCGTTCTCTTTGGCATTCGGAGGGCTCATATCTTTCTCCAGCTACAACTCTATACA tAATAACTGTGAGCAGGATGCTGTGATTATCTCCGTCATTAACGCATTCACCTCCGTGTTTGCTGCCACCGTCATATATTCCATCATAGGCTtcagagccacagagagatttgatgactGTTTGGAagg AAACATCCTGGCATTATTAAACACATTTGATCTCCCAGAGGGAAACATTACCAGCAGTAACTATGAGGAGGTTCTCCAGACTCTTAATGCAACAAACTCTGATGTCATCGCCAGCTTAAACCTCAAAACATGTGACCTCAATACCTTCCTCAGTGAG ggtGTGGAAGGCACAGGCTTGGCTTTCATCGTATTCACTGAAGCGATCACTAAGAtgcctctgtctccactctgGTCCGTCCTCTTCTTCATCATGCTCTTCTGCCTCGGCCTGTCCTCCATGTTTGGGAACATCGAAGGTGTCGTGGTGCCCCTACAGGACCTGAATATCTGCCCGAAGTCGTGGCCTAAAGAAGCCATATATG GGATTACCTGCCTGGTGTGCTGTCTGGTCGGCCTGATTTTCGCCCAGGGCTCTGGGAATTACTGGCTCGCTCTGTTTGACAACTTTGCCGGATCCATTCCTCTCCTCATCATTGCTTTCTGTGAGATGTTTGGTGTGGCCTACGTTTATGGCATTGACAG GTTTAATGATGACTTGAAGTTTATGATTGGCCACAAACCCAACATCTTCTGGCAAGCCACCTGGAGGTTCATTAGTCCTGTCCTGATGCTTGCCATCTTTGTCTTCTACTTTGCCACCACTCTCACCAAAGAAATTTTCTACATCGCCTGGGACCCAGAGTCG GAAAACTTCCCTACACTGGAGGAGAAACCGTATCCATCATGGATCTATGTCATAATCTTCATCTTAGCTGGAATTCCCAGTCTGGTTATACCGATCGGTGCCATTGTCCAAGCCATCCGCCTACGCTGCGGTAAAAAGGAAGATGAAAATTTACGAGTTGACGGACTGGACACCATTTCATATAAACTTCACCTTCAAGATGAAAAGTCACGGGTGTAA